One window of the Rosa rugosa chromosome 3, drRosRugo1.1, whole genome shotgun sequence genome contains the following:
- the LOC133739286 gene encoding pathogenesis-related protein 1-like, with protein MELSKISLSLISLIAFALLHSTHAQNSPQDYLNAHNSARAAVGVGGLTWDTNLATYAQRYANSHIGDCNLVHSGGPYGENLAKSTGDLSGTSAVNLWVGEKANYDYNSNTCASGKVCGHYTQVVWRNSARVGCAKVRCNNGGTFIGCNYDPRGNIVGQKPY; from the coding sequence ATGGAATTGTCTAAGATTTCATTATCCCTCATTTCCCTCATAGCCTTCGCCCTACTCCATTCCACTCATGCACAAAACTCACCCCAGGACTACCTCAATGCCCACAACAGTGCTCGAGCCGCCGTGGGCGTGGGAGGCTTGACATGGGACACTAATCTAGCCACTTATGCGCAAAGATATGCTAATTCACATATTGGTGATTGCAACCTGGTGCATTCTGGTGGGCCTTACGGCGAAAACCTTGCAAAGAGCACCGGCGACTTATCAGGCACATCTGCTGTGAACTTGTGGGTGGGAGAGAAGGCAAACTATGATTACAACTCTAACACATGTGCTTCTGGCAAGGTCTGTGGGCATTACACGCAGGTCGTTTGGCGCAACTCGGCACGTGTGGGGTGTGCCAAAGTGAGGTGCAACAATGGAGGTACTTTCATCGGGTGCAATTATGATCCCCGGGGAAACATCGTTGGTCAGAAGCCTTACTGA